A section of the Roseivirga sp. BDSF3-8 genome encodes:
- the tnpA gene encoding IS200/IS605 family transposase — protein sequence MSKYRKLSHSFYYCVYHVVWTPKYRHRILRDIVADTLENKIKTICEWKEVKVEELNIQPDHVHLVCSIPPKLSVSDFMGILKGKTAIMMFKNFKSLRRKPYWGNHFWSRGYFVSTVGIDEEKIKRYVKYQEKEDKKEDGDIDIPLFDN from the coding sequence ATGAGCAAGTATCGTAAGCTATCGCATAGCTTTTACTATTGTGTCTATCATGTAGTATGGACCCCGAAGTACCGCCACCGTATACTTCGTGATATTGTTGCAGATACGTTGGAGAATAAGATAAAGACGATATGTGAATGGAAGGAGGTCAAGGTAGAAGAGTTGAACATTCAGCCAGATCACGTTCATTTGGTATGTAGTATACCTCCGAAACTTAGTGTATCAGACTTCATGGGTATTCTCAAGGGTAAGACAGCGATCATGATGTTTAAGAACTTCAAGAGTCTTCGCAGAAAACCCTATTGGGGCAATCATTTTTGGTCACGAGGCTATTTTGTAAGTACGGTAGGCATAGATGAAGAAAAGATAAAGCGGTATGTTAAGTATCAGGAGAAGGAAGATAAGAAAGAGGATGGGGATATAGATATCCCGCTATTCGATAACTGA
- the atpC gene encoding ATP synthase F1 subunit epsilon, translated as MLLEIITPDKKVFQGEVSSATFPGSEGSFQVLMNHAPLISSLTKGPIVYDATGSGRAEVTIDGGIVEVLDNKIIVLAEKVIDAEA; from the coding sequence ATGTTACTTGAAATCATAACGCCTGACAAAAAGGTATTTCAGGGTGAGGTAAGCTCTGCTACATTTCCCGGTAGTGAAGGATCATTCCAGGTTCTCATGAATCATGCACCCCTCATTTCTTCTCTTACAAAAGGCCCCATCGTGTACGATGCTACGGGTAGCGGAAGAGCTGAAGTTACCATAGATGGCGGTATCGTAGAAGTACTGGACAATAAGATCATTGTGCTGGCTGAAAAAGTAATTGACGCGGAAGCGTAA
- the atpD gene encoding F0F1 ATP synthase subunit beta: MANTGIITQVIGPVVDVSFGAEAAKLPNILDALEVTKENGQKVVLECQQHLGEDRVRTIAMDSTEGLVRGMKVTDTGTPIAMPIGDDIKGRLFNVVGEAIDGIPQPSGTQSLPIHRSAPRFEDLSTSTEVLFTGIKVIDLIEPYSKGGKIGLFGGAGVGKTVLIQELINNIAKAYAGLSVFAGVGERTREGNDLLREMIEAGIVTYGDEFKHSMEEGGWDLTKVDNEKLKESKATFVFGQMNEPPGARARVALSGLTVAEYYRDGDGQGQGRDILFFIDNIFRFTQAGSEVSALLGRMPSAVGYQPTLATEMGAMQERITSTKRGSITSVQAVYVPADDLTDPAPATTFAHLDATTVLSRKIAELGIYPAVDPLDSTSRILSPEVVGDEHYTCAQNVKELLQRYKELQDIIAILGMDELSEEDKQVVHRARRVQRFLSQPFHVAEQFTGLKGVLVDIKETIRGFNEIMDGKYDHLPEAAFNLVGTIDEAVQKGEKLMAEAS; this comes from the coding sequence ATGGCAAATACCGGGATAATTACACAGGTGATCGGGCCTGTAGTCGACGTTAGTTTCGGCGCAGAGGCAGCCAAATTACCTAATATTCTTGATGCACTCGAAGTAACTAAAGAGAACGGCCAGAAGGTTGTACTCGAGTGCCAGCAGCACTTGGGTGAGGACCGCGTAAGAACTATTGCGATGGATAGTACCGAGGGTCTTGTTCGTGGAATGAAGGTAACAGATACCGGCACTCCTATAGCAATGCCTATCGGCGATGACATCAAAGGTCGTCTTTTCAATGTAGTGGGAGAAGCCATTGACGGTATTCCCCAGCCTTCAGGTACTCAGAGCCTTCCTATCCACCGCTCTGCTCCCAGGTTTGAAGACCTCAGCACTTCTACCGAGGTTCTGTTTACAGGTATCAAGGTAATCGACCTTATCGAGCCTTATTCAAAAGGTGGTAAGATTGGTCTCTTCGGTGGTGCAGGTGTAGGTAAAACCGTACTTATCCAGGAGCTTATCAATAACATTGCAAAGGCTTACGCAGGTCTGTCCGTATTTGCCGGTGTAGGTGAGCGTACCCGTGAAGGAAATGACCTTCTTCGTGAAATGATCGAAGCAGGTATCGTTACTTACGGTGATGAGTTCAAGCACAGCATGGAAGAAGGTGGATGGGACCTTACTAAGGTTGACAATGAGAAGCTGAAAGAATCGAAAGCAACATTCGTATTCGGACAGATGAACGAACCTCCCGGAGCCCGTGCCCGTGTAGCCCTTTCAGGGTTGACTGTTGCCGAATATTACCGCGATGGTGATGGCCAGGGTCAGGGACGTGACATCCTTTTCTTCATTGACAATATTTTCCGCTTTACCCAGGCAGGTTCTGAGGTATCGGCCCTTCTTGGCCGTATGCCTTCTGCGGTAGGTTACCAGCCTACGCTGGCTACGGAAATGGGTGCTATGCAGGAACGTATTACCTCAACTAAAAGGGGCTCAATTACATCTGTACAGGCTGTTTACGTACCCGCGGATGACTTGACTGACCCTGCTCCTGCCACTACCTTCGCTCACCTTGATGCGACTACGGTACTTTCCCGTAAGATTGCCGAGTTGGGTATTTACCCTGCAGTGGACCCTCTTGACTCTACCTCCCGTATCCTTTCTCCTGAGGTGGTAGGTGATGAGCACTATACTTGTGCCCAGAACGTAAAAGAGCTTCTGCAGCGCTATAAAGAACTTCAGGATATCATCGCCATCCTTGGTATGGATGAGCTTTCTGAAGAAGATAAGCAGGTTGTACACCGTGCACGTCGTGTGCAGCGTTTCCTTTCTCAGCCCTTCCACGTGGCCGAGCAGTTTACAGGCCTGAAAGGCGTACTTGTAGACATTAAGGAAACCATCCGTGGCTTTAATGAGATCATGGACGGTAAGTATGACCATCTCCCTGAGGCAGCTTTTAACCTTGTAGGTACGATAGACGAAGCTGTTCAGAAAGGTGAGAAATTAATGGCGGAAGCCAGCTAA
- a CDS encoding RluA family pseudouridine synthase has protein sequence MDALTKKYARWFTVAYEDNHIIIVNKKAGILVQGDQTGDTPLADRVKEYIREKYDKPGNVFCGVIHRLDRPVSGLVVLAKTSKGLERMNKLFRNRHINKTYWAIVKKKPPYAEGKLIHWLKKDPSRNVTTAYEEEVPGSQKAELKYTLMGKLNDHFLLEVNPITGRPHQIRVQLATIGCPIRGDIKYGFSKPNQDASINLHAKHLDFIHPVKKEPVKVNGGVPNTEFWEQFLTLEKTQVKDKNLKHLY, from the coding sequence ATGGACGCCCTGACCAAAAAATATGCCCGTTGGTTTACTGTCGCTTACGAGGATAACCACATCATTATTGTTAATAAAAAAGCAGGGATATTGGTGCAGGGCGATCAAACAGGAGATACCCCACTGGCTGACCGGGTAAAAGAATACATAAGAGAAAAATACGATAAACCCGGCAATGTATTTTGCGGGGTGATTCACCGCCTCGACAGGCCCGTAAGTGGACTGGTAGTACTTGCCAAAACCAGCAAGGGGCTGGAGCGGATGAATAAGTTATTCCGAAATCGCCATATAAATAAAACCTATTGGGCTATTGTAAAGAAAAAACCCCCTTATGCAGAGGGCAAACTGATACACTGGCTCAAAAAAGATCCCTCCCGCAATGTGACCACGGCTTATGAAGAGGAAGTACCTGGCAGCCAAAAAGCTGAGCTGAAATATACCCTTATGGGCAAGCTTAATGACCACTTTTTACTGGAAGTAAACCCCATTACAGGTCGTCCTCACCAGATCAGAGTTCAACTGGCCACTATCGGATGCCCTATCCGAGGGGATATCAAGTATGGCTTCAGTAAGCCCAATCAGGATGCCAGTATTAACCTTCACGCCAAGCATCTTGACTTTATCCATCCGGTAAAAAAAGAGCCGGTTAAAGTAAATGGAGGAGTACCGAATACTGAATTTTGGGAGCAATTCCTCACCCTGGAGAAAACACAGGTTAAGGATAAAAACCTCAAGCATCTGTATTAA
- a CDS encoding energy transducer TonB encodes MELRKHPEKELDRKRPLFFGIGLVIALSSTMIAFEWKFTGETAGPKDLDPRQKAEEIINEPILLRPEPKPQPSKPQPAEPEMPKPSASIEIVADDLPDIIIDPVVPDQLDNEINNIDVAAPSEEDVSNEPVPYAEKMPQFPGGEKAFLQYLGKNTRYTRLAQRMEIEGQVVVSFVVERDGSLTDIKVIKGLGAGLDEEAVRVLENSPGWEPGRQGGHDLRVRMMVPIRFKLNR; translated from the coding sequence ATGGAACTCAGAAAACACCCTGAGAAAGAACTTGACCGTAAGCGCCCCCTATTTTTCGGCATTGGCCTGGTCATAGCTCTGAGTAGTACAATGATCGCCTTTGAATGGAAATTCACTGGTGAAACAGCCGGACCGAAGGATCTTGATCCACGTCAGAAAGCGGAAGAGATTATTAATGAACCTATACTCCTGCGCCCTGAACCTAAACCACAACCTTCTAAGCCTCAGCCTGCAGAACCTGAGATGCCTAAACCATCTGCCAGTATTGAGATAGTAGCTGATGATTTGCCGGATATTATCATTGACCCAGTAGTGCCGGATCAGTTGGATAATGAGATTAATAATATAGATGTTGCTGCTCCCAGTGAAGAAGATGTTTCCAATGAGCCGGTACCTTATGCAGAGAAAATGCCCCAATTTCCCGGGGGAGAGAAAGCATTCCTTCAGTACTTGGGAAAGAATACACGCTATACCCGCTTAGCTCAGCGCATGGAAATAGAAGGGCAGGTAGTGGTAAGCTTTGTCGTTGAGCGTGACGGCAGTCTTACCGACATTAAGGTGATAAAAGGACTCGGTGCCGGGCTTGATGAAGAGGCCGTTCGTGTACTGGAAAATAGTCCTGGATGGGAACCGGGCAGGCAGGGCGGTCATGACCTGCGGGTGCGAATGATGGTCCCTATCCGCTTTAAGTTAAACAGATAA
- a CDS encoding DUF6787 family protein, whose protein sequence is MSDSGIINKLKRRWGVTSVWQVLLILCVFAATGFTILEIKKPVIAFLEYLGIGEGWLRTTLYILLILPIYQVVLIAYGALVGQYRFFRDFVLRMIYGILRLFGFKRKP, encoded by the coding sequence ATGTCTGATTCAGGTATCATTAATAAGCTTAAGAGGAGATGGGGAGTTACCTCTGTCTGGCAGGTGCTGTTGATTCTATGCGTTTTTGCCGCTACAGGATTTACTATTCTGGAGATAAAGAAGCCGGTGATAGCATTCCTTGAGTACCTGGGAATAGGGGAGGGGTGGCTTCGGACCACTCTCTATATTTTACTGATTCTGCCAATATACCAGGTGGTATTGATTGCCTATGGAGCCTTGGTCGGACAATACCGGTTTTTCAGAGACTTTGTACTAAGAATGATCTACGGAATACTCAGGTTATTCGGTTTTAAGCGAAAGCCATAA
- the dnaK gene encoding molecular chaperone DnaK, translating into MGKIIGIDLGTTNSCVAVMEGNEPMVIPNSEGRRTTPSIVAFLENGERKVGDPAKRQAITNPHNTVSSVKRFMGKKHTEVSEERKNVSYKIEQGNNDTVRVRIGDRLYTPQEISAMILQKMKSTAEDYLGTEIKEAVVTVPAYFNDAERQATKEAGQIAGLDVKRIINEPTAAALAYGLDKKNQDMTIAVYDLGGGTFDISILELGDGVFEVKSTNGDVHLGGDDFDSVIIDWLAEEFNKDEGIDLRKDPMALQRLKEAAEKAKIELSSSTSTEVNLPYIMPVDGIPKHLVRTLTRAKFEQLSDNLVRRTLEPCRKALEDAGMSASDVDEVILVGGSTRIPKIVEEVEKFFGKKPSKGVNPDEVVAVGAAIQGGVLTGEVKDVLLLDVTPLSLGIETMGGVFTKLIEANTTIPTRKSEVFSTASDNQPSVEIHVLQGERPMAKDNRTIGRFHLDGIPPAPRGVPQIEVTFDIDANGILNVSAKDKGTGKEQKIRIEASSGLTEEEIEKMRNEAKANADSDKAEKEKVEKMNTADSMIFQTEKQLNEYGDKLSEGNKSAITGALEKLKTAHQSQDLSGIDAAMEEINQAWQNASQEMYQATGGEGAGPQPGAEAGGAPGGDPNASTEGADDDVSDVEYEEVDDKDKK; encoded by the coding sequence ATGGGAAAAATTATAGGTATTGACTTAGGTACGACTAACTCCTGCGTGGCAGTAATGGAGGGTAACGAACCTATGGTGATCCCCAATAGCGAGGGAAGGCGCACAACCCCTTCCATCGTGGCCTTTCTGGAAAATGGTGAAAGGAAAGTGGGTGATCCTGCCAAGCGTCAGGCAATTACCAATCCTCACAACACTGTGTCTTCTGTGAAGAGGTTCATGGGTAAAAAGCACACAGAAGTTAGTGAAGAGCGCAAAAATGTTAGTTATAAAATAGAGCAGGGCAATAACGACACCGTACGTGTACGTATTGGTGACAGGCTATATACTCCTCAGGAGATATCAGCAATGATCCTGCAGAAGATGAAGTCTACGGCAGAAGACTACCTCGGCACTGAAATTAAGGAAGCAGTAGTAACCGTACCTGCTTACTTTAATGATGCTGAACGTCAGGCTACTAAAGAAGCCGGTCAGATTGCCGGACTGGACGTAAAACGTATTATCAACGAGCCTACTGCGGCTGCACTGGCATACGGTCTTGATAAGAAAAATCAAGACATGACGATTGCTGTGTATGACCTTGGTGGTGGTACATTCGATATTTCAATCCTGGAGCTAGGTGACGGAGTATTTGAAGTAAAATCTACTAACGGTGATGTACACCTGGGTGGTGATGACTTCGACTCGGTTATTATTGACTGGCTTGCAGAAGAATTTAATAAAGATGAAGGCATCGATCTTCGTAAGGACCCTATGGCTCTACAGCGCCTGAAGGAAGCGGCTGAGAAAGCTAAAATTGAACTCTCAAGCTCGACAAGCACGGAGGTGAACCTACCATATATCATGCCTGTAGATGGCATTCCCAAACACCTTGTGCGTACGCTTACCCGCGCTAAATTTGAGCAACTAAGCGACAACCTTGTACGCCGCACATTGGAGCCATGCCGTAAAGCACTGGAAGACGCTGGAATGTCAGCCTCTGACGTAGATGAGGTGATTCTTGTAGGTGGTTCTACCCGTATCCCTAAAATTGTAGAGGAAGTAGAGAAATTCTTCGGCAAAAAGCCTTCTAAAGGAGTAAACCCTGATGAGGTAGTTGCTGTAGGTGCGGCTATCCAGGGTGGTGTACTTACCGGTGAAGTTAAAGATGTACTTCTGTTGGACGTGACTCCTCTTTCACTGGGTATTGAAACCATGGGCGGTGTGTTCACTAAGCTTATCGAAGCGAATACCACTATCCCTACCCGCAAATCGGAGGTGTTCTCTACTGCCAGTGACAACCAGCCAAGTGTGGAGATTCATGTGCTACAGGGTGAGCGTCCTATGGCTAAGGATAACCGCACGATCGGTAGGTTCCACCTTGATGGTATCCCACCGGCACCACGCGGCGTGCCTCAGATCGAGGTAACATTCGACATTGATGCTAACGGTATCCTGAATGTATCAGCCAAGGATAAAGGTACTGGTAAAGAGCAGAAAATCCGCATTGAAGCTTCTTCCGGACTTACTGAGGAAGAAATTGAAAAGATGCGTAATGAAGCGAAGGCCAACGCTGATTCTGACAAAGCTGAGAAAGAGAAGGTAGAGAAGATGAATACAGCTGACTCTATGATCTTCCAGACTGAAAAACAACTCAATGAGTACGGTGATAAACTAAGTGAAGGCAACAAATCGGCCATCACAGGTGCACTGGAAAAACTGAAAACAGCTCATCAGTCGCAGGATCTGAGTGGCATCGACGCTGCAATGGAGGAAATAAACCAGGCATGGCAGAATGCCAGTCAGGAAATGTACCAGGCTACTGGTGGCGAAGGTGCAGGACCTCAACCCGGCGCAGAAGCAGGCGGAGCTCCAGGAGGAGACCCTAATGCCTCAACTGAGGGTGCGGATGATGATGTGAGCGATGTAGAATACGAAGAGGTAGACGATAAGGATAAGAAGTAA
- a CDS encoding acetyl-CoA hydrolase/transferase family protein codes for MSIKYTTAEEAVKVIKSGHRVFLHSAAATPVELVKAMTARHEELRNVEIVSIHTEGPVPYAEEQYKDSFNINTFFVGKNIRPYVNSGRASYIPMFLSEIPDMFRRGLMPVDVAMVTVSPPDKHGFVSLGCSVDVSNAAVDTAKYVIAQVNPNMPKTIGDGTVHISRFHALVESDDPIFELHAGDLSEVEMAIGKNVAGLIEDGATLQMGIGAIPNAVLATLGNHKDLGIHTEMFSDGIIELVEKGVINGVKKKVYPEKIVSGFVIGSRKVYDFIDDNPMVMMLDVGEVNDTKVIRKNPKVTAINSALEIDIFGQVCADSIGPRQYSGVGGQMDFVRGASLSSGGKPIIALPSATGKGISRIVSTLKPNASVVTTRAHVHYVVTEYGVAYLYGKNLKERTKALIDVAHPAHREQLEKESFQILNGGKM; via the coding sequence ATGTCCATAAAGTACACTACCGCAGAGGAAGCTGTTAAGGTGATTAAAAGTGGTCACAGGGTTTTTCTACATAGCGCAGCCGCCACACCCGTAGAGCTTGTGAAGGCCATGACGGCGCGACATGAGGAGTTGCGTAATGTAGAGATAGTGAGCATCCATACAGAAGGCCCTGTGCCATATGCTGAGGAGCAATATAAAGACAGCTTTAATATCAATACCTTTTTTGTAGGTAAGAATATCCGCCCCTATGTAAACAGTGGCCGGGCCAGTTATATCCCTATGTTTCTGAGTGAGATTCCGGATATGTTCAGGCGTGGTCTCATGCCTGTAGATGTAGCCATGGTAACGGTATCACCTCCGGATAAGCATGGCTTCGTATCGCTTGGCTGTTCAGTAGACGTGTCCAATGCCGCAGTAGATACTGCCAAATACGTCATTGCCCAGGTAAACCCGAATATGCCTAAGACTATTGGCGATGGTACAGTACATATCTCCCGGTTTCATGCCCTCGTGGAATCTGATGACCCCATTTTTGAGCTGCATGCAGGAGATTTGTCAGAGGTGGAAATGGCAATTGGCAAAAATGTAGCCGGGCTCATTGAAGATGGTGCCACCTTGCAAATGGGTATCGGCGCCATTCCTAATGCTGTTCTTGCTACCCTGGGTAATCATAAAGATCTGGGTATACATACTGAGATGTTTTCCGATGGCATTATAGAACTGGTAGAAAAAGGAGTGATTAATGGCGTAAAGAAAAAAGTCTATCCGGAGAAAATTGTCAGCGGATTTGTCATCGGCAGCCGGAAGGTGTATGATTTTATTGATGACAACCCTATGGTCATGATGCTCGATGTAGGAGAGGTTAACGACACCAAGGTAATTCGTAAGAACCCCAAAGTTACCGCGATAAACTCCGCTCTTGAAATAGACATCTTTGGTCAGGTCTGTGCGGATTCAATCGGACCGCGTCAGTATTCCGGTGTGGGAGGGCAAATGGATTTTGTGAGAGGCGCCAGCCTTAGTTCAGGGGGTAAGCCTATAATTGCTTTGCCCAGTGCTACCGGTAAAGGAATCTCCCGGATCGTAAGTACATTGAAGCCTAATGCAAGTGTGGTTACTACCAGAGCCCACGTTCACTACGTCGTGACAGAATATGGCGTCGCCTACCTGTATGGAAAGAATCTCAAGGAAAGAACCAAAGCCTTAATTGATGTTGCTCACCCTGCCCATCGCGAGCAATTAGAGAAAGAATCCTTCCAGATCCTTAATGGAGGAAAAATGTAA
- a CDS encoding peptide chain release factor 3 — protein MSSIKEEISKRRTFGIISHPDAGKTTLTEKLLLFGGAIKTAGAVKSNKITRHATSDWMEIEKQRGISVATSVMGFNYRDLRINLLDTPGHEDFAEDTYRTLTAVDSVILVIDSVKGVEKQTRKLMEVCRMRDTPVIVFINKLDREGQDPYDLLDEIETELDIQVKPLTWPIGMGKTFKGVYNLYKKNLLLFKGSQRKLSNDAISLTDLSDERLDAEVGETAANQLREDVDLVNGVYPEFEESDYLAGKLAPVFFGSAVNNFGVRELLDCFVEVAPKPKDRSTEIRVIEPSEDKFSGFVFKIHANMDPKHRNRIAFVRVCSGCFNRGSNYHHVRLDKSFRFSNATAFMAQEKETIDEAFPGDIVGLYDTGNLKIGDTLTEGEKGMFKGIPSFSPEMFKEVINLDAMKTKKLEKGLSQLMDEGVAQLFTYELGARKVVGTVGALQFEVIAHRLLQEYGASVRFAPLNLYKACWISSNDPKKLNAFIDSKQRYIARDKEGKLVFMAESKAWLQMVEDNFPDINFHEKSEF, from the coding sequence ATGAGCAGCATAAAAGAAGAGATAAGCAAGAGACGCACGTTTGGAATCATCAGTCACCCTGATGCCGGTAAGACAACCCTTACTGAGAAACTGCTACTATTCGGAGGGGCTATTAAAACAGCCGGTGCGGTAAAAAGCAATAAAATTACCCGTCATGCTACTTCCGACTGGATGGAGATAGAGAAACAGAGAGGGATTTCCGTTGCTACCTCTGTAATGGGATTCAACTATCGTGACCTGAGAATCAACCTACTCGATACCCCCGGTCACGAAGACTTTGCAGAAGATACCTACCGCACCCTTACCGCAGTAGATAGCGTGATCCTGGTGATAGACAGTGTAAAAGGTGTGGAAAAACAGACCCGCAAGCTTATGGAGGTCTGCCGCATGCGGGATACTCCTGTTATTGTATTTATCAATAAGCTTGACCGTGAAGGACAGGATCCTTACGACCTTCTTGATGAGATCGAAACTGAACTCGACATCCAGGTAAAGCCTCTTACCTGGCCCATTGGTATGGGTAAGACCTTTAAGGGGGTATATAATCTATACAAAAAGAACCTGCTCCTTTTTAAGGGCAGTCAGCGCAAGCTATCCAATGATGCCATAAGCCTTACTGACCTAAGTGATGAACGGCTTGACGCTGAAGTAGGCGAAACGGCTGCCAATCAGCTCCGTGAAGATGTGGATCTGGTAAATGGAGTATACCCGGAATTTGAAGAAAGTGATTACCTCGCAGGTAAATTAGCTCCGGTATTTTTTGGTAGTGCGGTAAATAACTTTGGTGTGAGAGAGCTGCTCGACTGCTTCGTTGAGGTTGCTCCAAAACCTAAGGACCGGTCTACTGAAATACGTGTAATTGAGCCCTCTGAGGATAAATTTTCAGGCTTTGTATTTAAAATCCATGCAAACATGGACCCTAAGCACAGAAACCGGATAGCCTTCGTCCGCGTATGCTCAGGGTGTTTCAACAGAGGCAGCAACTACCACCACGTGAGGCTAGACAAGAGCTTTCGCTTTAGCAATGCTACCGCTTTTATGGCACAGGAAAAGGAAACGATCGATGAGGCATTTCCTGGTGACATCGTTGGCCTTTACGATACCGGAAACCTCAAAATAGGCGATACCCTTACCGAAGGAGAAAAGGGAATGTTTAAAGGAATACCCAGTTTTTCGCCTGAAATGTTCAAGGAGGTGATAAACCTGGATGCCATGAAAACGAAAAAGCTGGAGAAAGGCCTGAGTCAGCTTATGGATGAAGGAGTGGCACAGCTATTTACATATGAGTTGGGAGCCAGGAAGGTGGTAGGTACGGTAGGAGCACTCCAGTTTGAAGTGATTGCTCACCGGTTACTGCAGGAATATGGCGCATCAGTTCGCTTTGCTCCCTTGAATCTGTACAAAGCCTGCTGGATCAGTAGCAATGACCCTAAGAAGCTTAATGCCTTTATTGATTCCAAGCAGCGCTACATCGCCCGGGACAAAGAAGGTAAGCTGGTTTTTATGGCCGAAAGCAAGGCTTGGTTACAAATGGTGGAAGACAACTTCCCTGATATTAATTTCCACGAAAAATCTGAATTCTGA
- a CDS encoding PAS domain-containing sensor histidine kinase produces the protein MQNPLREVGSIDLYEKKGPLKWVITGIAALIALASLWYTNNLVSSLKEREQKTIDLFAKTIEYTIQESNSTNILLLFQEIIVSNEDIPVIRTDEAGYPVEYKNLKLPDGISEEEKEELLFEELDAMREEHEPIPITYLDENGREGTFGYVYYQNSFTLTQLQYYPFVQLSVIAVFGLLAYLAFNFSKRAEQNRVWVGLAKETAHQLGTPLSSLMAWLEYMRADEKLYDHEIVSELEKDIYKLEMITSRFSNIGSVPVLKEESVPDIIHSTVSYLQKRISRKVQWTVTSHPASVEALMNRPLFDWVIENLCKNAVDAMDGTGKISISILKGNDNRVFVDVTDTGKGIPKNKVRQVFNPGYTTKRRGWGLGLTLVKRIVENYHGGRIYVKSSEPGKGTSFRIVLQGTSNGVKEAVS, from the coding sequence AAAACCCTCTGCGTGAAGTAGGAAGTATAGATCTTTATGAAAAGAAAGGGCCTCTGAAGTGGGTCATTACAGGAATTGCTGCCCTCATTGCTCTTGCCTCTCTGTGGTATACGAATAACCTGGTATCCTCCTTAAAAGAACGTGAGCAAAAGACGATTGACCTTTTTGCAAAAACAATAGAATACACCATCCAGGAAAGTAACAGTACAAATATCCTGTTGCTGTTCCAAGAGATTATTGTCAGTAATGAGGATATCCCGGTCATCAGGACAGATGAGGCGGGTTACCCTGTTGAGTATAAGAACCTGAAGCTTCCGGATGGGATCAGCGAGGAAGAAAAAGAGGAATTGCTTTTTGAAGAATTAGATGCCATGCGTGAGGAGCATGAGCCTATACCTATTACTTACCTTGATGAAAATGGCCGGGAGGGTACCTTTGGGTATGTGTATTATCAAAACTCATTCACCCTAACGCAACTTCAGTACTACCCATTTGTCCAGTTGTCAGTGATTGCAGTCTTCGGGCTGCTCGCTTATCTGGCATTTAATTTCAGTAAACGTGCTGAACAGAACCGTGTGTGGGTGGGTCTGGCAAAGGAAACCGCCCACCAACTGGGCACACCCCTTAGTAGCCTTATGGCCTGGCTGGAATATATGCGTGCTGATGAAAAACTGTATGACCATGAAATAGTAAGTGAACTTGAAAAGGACATCTACAAACTGGAGATGATCACTTCCCGCTTTAGTAATATCGGTTCTGTACCGGTACTGAAGGAGGAGTCTGTTCCTGACATTATCCATTCAACTGTGAGCTATCTGCAGAAACGAATCAGCCGAAAGGTTCAGTGGACAGTTACTTCTCACCCGGCATCCGTAGAGGCGCTAATGAATCGTCCGTTATTTGACTGGGTTATTGAAAACCTTTGTAAAAATGCGGTAGATGCTATGGACGGTACGGGTAAAATAAGTATTAGTATTCTTAAAGGTAACGATAACCGCGTTTTTGTGGATGTGACAGATACGGGCAAAGGTATACCCAAAAATAAGGTGAGGCAGGTATTTAACCCCGGCTATACCACAAAGCGACGAGGCTGGGGTCTGGGGCTTACCCTGGTGAAACGGATAGTGGAGAACTATCATGGGGGCCGAATCTATGTAAAATCATCTGAACCTGGTAAAGGCACCAGCTTCCGCATTGTCCTCCAGGGTACATCCAATGGTGTAAAAGAAGCCGTCAGCTAA